The genomic stretch ctccaaggattcccgaaacaaccttcggtgtgcgtagGGTTCCCACGCAAGCACTGTAGTGTCCTTGAAGCAAGGCTGGCAACCTTTACAATCCCGTAAATGATCTACCAGTTACCAGATCTACGGGATTGTAAAGGTTGCCAGCCTTGCTTCAAGGACACTACAGTGCTTGCGTGGGAACCctacgcacaccgaaggttgtttcgggaatccttggagattgccaccaggggaaacgtagttagcaatgcgtcttttatccctctcgcaccccttcgaagatttttagcttttaagttgagatgaactaataaaattattgctgtgtctgagaacctacgtgtgtcgtcttctgtgtccgtgtctctcggtcttcttcatggatctataccagctagcctgctccctttcccttgtttctttacCGTAAGATACATCGCACTTGTAAATTGGTAATTTATCTGTTTCTATATTTCATCaaattcaatcaatcaatccttcAACCGGACAACAAACGCAACTGAACAGAAGGTGCGATCTGAATAGTGGGTGCCCGAAATACACGTAACCGGAATATTTCGCTCTGAAACAGTCTGAAACCGCTGCGATCTCCCGGCTAAATTCAGGCAACAGTGCGCGAACCGACGTCACTGGAGTATGTTACGAAGGTAGGATTCctcgcggacaccacctttaaagCCCTTGCTTCATGTGTATTTTTTCAATGATACGATATCGCCATATCATATATCATATCAtcatcaccactaccaccatcatcagcagcagcagcagcagcagcagcatgcGGACAGACAGACAATATAGAAAAAATGCTGTTATTTACACGTTTCAGTTGAGCTTGGGGAATAATAGCCCTGTGACATGGACTGTCTTCAAGGACCATTgtaaccaatggccattgaccCAGAGCCGTtcatagagagagtttggccattaggagaaGCCTACCTTGCACCACGTCAtccgacgtcacggctgaactaCTCCTCTCACCGCACCCTATTGTTGTCCAGCCGTCAACCGgcgccatgttgatgcaaagcTTTGTCCACGAGGCCAAGGGAAAGACACGTGCGTATCCCGTCCTACGGGTACCCTTCGTGCTCGaatcctttcagtttggcaacaaataTCCCATATCAGAGGCACATGTGGGTCATAAGCCATCGATTCTGGTAGGTTGTATTGAGCGCGACAAATATTGCCGTCGACCAGCCGGTGGACTGCATTAAAATGGCGCCTACGTGGTGGCCGATAAGCTGATTCCGCTTAGATTCAGGCCTTTTGGCCGGTGCAGCAGCATCAAGACAAACCCCACCCGTGAAGCGGCAAATGATCAAGAGATGGCCAATGGCTCTCTATATACGTCTCTGCATTggagcagagccgtttatagggagagtttggccattaggaggagcctaacttgaagcgcgtcatgcaacgtcacagcTAAgcgacctccctcgccgtgctctattgttgtcccgtcaCCAGCAGGTCGCTGACGCCATGTTGacgttgatcgttgtttacgatacAAGGAGGGAAGACGCGTGCGTACCTCGTCCTTCGGGAGCCCTTCGTCCTTAAGCTCTTTCAGTTtagcaacaaagccccccttattacaggcggctgtgggtcataagcctgttattcctgtagattacacTCAGTGCTACAGCAAAGCTGCCGACCAcctggcggacagcatcagcTTTTTGGGCGGCTCAACGACGACTCTCatgtcaaaataggctccacccatgaggcggcaaaagatcagagaatggccaaactttccctataaacggctctgcattGAACATGCATGTAGCcccacctagcgtgtaacgtgtcaccTACTCGGAGAGCATTGGATTGAGTGCTCCCTGGCAGGTTGACAGGTTACACGGTAGGTGGCGCCACGTAAATGTTCAACGGCCATTTGTGTCAATCCTAATTGAAGTCTGCCCCCGTGATAGGGGTACTACAAACAGTGTTGGTTTACTGGAACACACCTCTTACACGATGAAGGACGTGAAAAAAATTACTGGCGAGATAGGGGCTTACCTGGAAGGCGTTGCCGCTTGTCCGTAGCTTCACATCTGCATCTACCCTGGGAAGCCAATAGGGAATACCTCCGTTGTCGCGGTCGGCTGATATATAAGGACCGGCCCGTACGATGACCAGGAGGCCGAGATCCTTAACGGTATATAAGAAGGCCCTCAGATTGTTGATACCGTCAAACATGTAGTCCCACGGTTCGGGTTCGTGGGTGGACCAATCGACATAGGTGTCAACCGTGTTAAGGCCGGACGCCTTGAGTTTGTAAAGTCGGTCCTTCCACAGTTGGTGGGGTACACGGAAGTAGTGAATGGCTCCGGCAATGATGCGGAAGGGTTCTCCGTCTTTGAGAAAGACGTTCTTGTCGTAGTCAATGGTAAACGTGGGATCTGTAAGACAAAAAGAACGTTACCACTTTTCTTTTCTCGTCCTCTTGTTTTCGATTGCTCATGTGGCTGACCGTTAAGAAATTCCCTGCAACGTTCTGGTGTGATAGCATGGTGTAGGGTTTCGTTTATTAATTTAGTTTTTAATTGCTGCTCTATCAAATTTAATTAACCAAATTAATCATCTGCGCCGGAAACCTCGAGGACATCAACAGAGAGCCCTTCAATTTTAGGTGAATTCTGCAGATTAATTACACTATTTGTAACTATTACACTATCGATAATAACTATATTAGAGAGTTTAGtgcattgtacgctatcgccttggcgtacgtaagggatagggTGATGATTCTGCGCACCGCTGTTCTCACTGTTTAACGCTTGCGCAGAGcgaccaacgctatcccttaggtatacgcaaacgcgatagcgtacgatgcccTAAAACTCACCATCATTTGCAGTTCGCGCTCATCGAGAGGTAAAGGTAGCATTGCCTTACCGTCCTTGCGCGCGGGCAGCGGTAGCACACGCAAGGACGGCGTGCGAGCGTGCGCCattattttttttcccccatAACGCGCGTACGCTACGATTTAGTCTTTCCAGAATTTAATCACAATCAGAATTCAGAGCATCACATCTAGACAACAGAATGGTCCACCTGCGTCAAATGCGAAACGTGATGCCGGCGCATGGCAGACTTACAGGATACTGGATAGGATCCAGTATCTCCAAAATTTCTTCGGTATTGGCAGTATGGCGACAGGTGCAGTACAGGTAGTGGACAAACTCCACAGTGCAAAGACCTCAGTCTGAGCCCTTCTGTTTGTGCCCGCGGACACGGGCTTTCGCGCTATGGAGTTGTTCGGTATAATATACAGTCTACTATCACGCGTAAACGGTTGTGTTCGCCATTTCTTATCTTACGTGGTATATGAGGACGCAGATTCGGCCTGACTGTGGCGTTGTCTTCCAGAAACACCCATGACTGAGAGCTTGAACCATTTGCTTCCGACATCGACTGGGTCGTGAGACGTGATCTTCGGATGGGCCCAAGCCTGTGGAACAAAATAATCATCGCAACTGTCACGAACAAGACCCAATGAAGCCAGCAAGTTCTGACGGCATTCATTTTCAGATATCGGCACTCAGCGTACGCTTCCAAGCAGAAAGAACtatttcgtcttcttcttctgcttcttcgtcttcttctaccAATCAGAAGATGGCCGAAGTAACATCTGTGTGGCAGTGATGAGATTGGGCGCCAGGTTGGGCGCAGGTGACAACTAGGGaccggatttttaggcatttgTCTATGAATGCCTAGAAACGCCTAAATACGACATTTTCGGGTCTGCCcgcctttttatcgactctattGAGTTGTAGCCTTTTTCAACATTCTTAGACACCACAAGAGTGGTGTAAGTGGTAAGTGGTAAGAGTGGTGTAAGAGTGCGGCTTTCAGGCTCGTGCTGAGTGCTacattttgcttttcgttactgcgtgtttgcgccttttgttccttttttgcaTACATTTGATACAAAGATTTGGCATCTTTGGGCCTTTTAAGATGTTCGAGGGCGGAAAACTAAAACCTGCTGACTCAGCATTCATGTACCAGATGTCAAGGCTTGTATGGTACCGTACCCTTTGAACGAGCAAGTTTCCATTGATGGAGCATTCTGAAACATCAAGAAAGCCAAAGAGCGTACcagattaacgtgcctatttttgTTTTCTATAGCCTATATGTAATTTGATATTTGGGCGGCCgaaatgcctgcctatttcaGTCGTTTTAGTGCCTATATTTCTGGGCTCTAGTGATAACTGACGAATATAGGACGTATGATGTATATGCGTGAATAAGTAGTGCGTGCGGCAGACCGATGAAATATGAAAGTTCACATGACACGTCATTAAGATGTGCAGGGTAAACTTAGTAACCATGAGCACATTTATGCGGCGTCGTAAAAAGTACAGGATGGGGTATAATACGCCCCCCCTGAAACTCCTGAAAGTCGTAACATATTGTTTGCAAATGTTGTTGTACCGCAAAATTAAGATTGAAATGTTGCAGTTTCTTACCCGATGCATTCTACCTCGTCTCACTCAAAAACAGCCTTTCTTTCCCCCTGTGTATGCGTCAGTTTCATGTCATGGcaccagaggtggggagtaatgcattacttttgagtaatgggtaatggtaatgaattacgttttgccagcaagtaatgagtaatggtaatgcattacatttcgactgagtaatgcaaggtggcattactcattacttttgtcgaatgttcattgcgccacgtgaaAATTAAGAACATCCAGGTTTTCTTCAACCtgcctttaacaatgagcacagggcaacaaggaaagagaaaggcgcagcctggggaattctgcaagagttcaacagtcagcggtgtgtgtcacaagtgtctacatgatgatatcgTTTGAAGTAAAGGAAAATcaatgaaatagaaacataACCTCTATGAGGGTAATGCGTAACAATTGCTGTAGggattcactgttttggtatggCACAGTGTTagcttctcttgtgctgtcGAGGTAGTTTCTCTGCCAGGACAGAGCTGTAGGCTGGGCCTGATCCGCCGgctccataatgctagaaaaggcatcatctgcaataaatcttatctatacgttttgcctatcagactctcttctgcggggatttagtggcaccgatttggggATACTCGGGTGACTATTGCCTATAGCAAACAAAGCAAGGAAAAACCTTATGCATAGCACCTTTGAGGCTTATGCTTTAAAACGTAAacgtaatgccagagtaatgccattacttcgttaaagtaatggcattagttttttatacaagtaatgagtaatggtaatgcattacaaaataaaagtaatttccccacctctgcatGGCACACAGGCTGCGCAACGCACGGAAAATGATGAAGAATGTCGCACTGTTGTAGACAGCGCCATCTGTATGTCGCCATGTGAGCACTAAACAGACAGAGAAGAAACAAAGCGGCTTTTGAGCGACATAGGTCACCATAACTGGCAATGCAAAATGGGAGACCTCAATATTCTCGCTTCCGAAAGCCCCGATCTTGAAATTCTatttctcgaaacaaggaaagtCGAGGTAAATGCGCAAAACACggcatcactatttaaccacccaAATGCACATGTTTTCGATGTCTGCCCAAGTCTTCTCTGCGGACgagccacattttagcagccgttaGACTTctcagggcggacacgacggagcaGCATGTTGATTAGTTTGTTATTAGGTTATTCCAAGGtcgatttttgcatccccatgcccaggttagtccaagtttgcAGTTCACAGTTCCCCGTGCGTGGCTGTGCATTTTATAGACGGATAACATTAATTTACGGTAGTTTATTATCACTGTTTGGGGGGTCAAAATGTTTTGGGCGCGATACTTCGTTTGCTACAGGTCAACAcatttgcaaaaaagaaaaaaaatgtctacaagcggcgcgtgagctgagaagaaaaaaaagttcggGGCGTTCTCCCCTTCACACGAGGATGGTGCCGGCCGTCAGCCGCTGCTTtctctttttcccttttcgctaattcgattgcgcagctataatgcatcgcacagcgaaaatatttcgcatggtgactcctggtggacagcttgacagacgaggcaggatttcgagcgatgcTAAATGTCACCTCGTTGCTCCTATAAGGATGCTGGGAGCGGGAGTGGTGTTCATTTTGTCGTTGGTTTCACCACCTCTCTCCACCTCCGACAGATGGCGCATGATACTGGAGAACACGAGGCTGCCCGAATACTAGCTAGTATTGAAGCGCCCTAGAGAATACAGTCCGCCGCATGAAATAATCATTTAACATGAACCTGAAAACTTTCTGCAAACCTTGTCCCAGTATCGCCGTATCCAACTTACACCACTCTGATACCTTTCATACCACAAACCATCATCTAGCTCGATTCATCACTCGCTCGAGTCATGTACGCCCACATTTATGTACGCCATTGTTTGGATCAGCTGGTGCCATGCTGGTGATCAGATCGATTAGATTAGCGGATTGTAAAGGATTGAGTTGTGTTATGAGAATTGCATGTTATATTTGTCCAAGTTGTAACATTTGGCATCCTCCGTCCACATCTGGTGTTGTTGAGGGACGTTTGCTCATTTTCTTAACGACCCTGCGGCGAGTGTTGACCCCACTGGTAATGTCAGTGGGGAAAGGGAATGGCATCGTTGCAGGTGCAGGGGAGCTGGAGTCCTCCAGGCAACTCGATCCGTCGCGACGGCCATAAATATGGATTCTGTCACCGGAGGCATGGACTCACCAAAGTTAGTTCGTGCACGGGTTGACACCTCGACACGCAGGTCGTAAATCGCGTGGCGAAAGTGTGCAATCGGGCGGTTCTGGCCTGGACAAGTATTGAAACTGGGCCAACCACGAGTTGTAACCCTTTGAACACAGGCCGCCCGACTGGAAGACTTCAGCGGGGGTTGTGGCCCTATCtgtcacccttttaagcggCCGCAGCGGCGGAAAGAGGACTGGGAGTCGGACTTGGGAACATGTAACATCCAGCCCAGTGTGTAAATCTTGTAAATATCCATGTGTACCATAGCCCCCAGTGAATAAAGCCCGTATCACCGTCGTCTGAGTCGGACTTTATTCAGTGCCCACCGAACCCGGAGCTACGGAGAATAATTTGGATACTTCGTGCGCATCGACATCGCTAGAGTCGCTGACTCTAGACATCGCCAATCCGTCCCCCGTCACTCCGGACGAGAGGAACGCGCAACAACAACTCGGACAACAAGTTTTTACTCGGATGCCTAGCGTTTAGTCTTGGGTTACATGTTTTTTTATCATACACTGTTCGTAATTCAcctatgtcgcgacctgcagtTTGTCAGTCGTGTTGCTACTGTTCCTTAATTATATCTTTTCATTTTCCCTTTTTGTTGCTTCCCACTCCCTCCACGTAATGCCCCTTGGGCCTTTTGAGTAAATAAATGAGCACTAGTTCTCATATTCCGTCCTCCGTTACGAAGTACGCGCCGACATTCGACACAGGCCGCATGTGCAAGCATGTACAAGGATGTGGGCAGGGTCGACGTCTTAAGGGGTCGGTGGAGCAGCAGCCCCTCCCCCCCTGAGCCCTGCCAGAAAGAGACACCTTTCGGGCAGCAAGaatgccggggggggggggggggggaggcgcaAATTTCCTACTTGTTCCCACAGAAGCGCAAAGTCGACGTCGGTACTAGATGTGGGCACACAtcgcgcttgtcccatcctacagtttaCAATATCAACAACAAGCAGTCAGACATCTTGGACGCTCCTGCACGCTAAATTTTGggaaaaaaattatttatttgAAAAAGTGATCATATCGCCTCCTGACCAGTTGTACCACACAGGGCTGATTCAAAGTATAGAGAGGTAAGAGCAATCCAACACCACACGGCGTTCCGAGTCACTTGACTTTGGCTTCATCGACGAGTTGAACGGTCGTGCTCCTAGGAATGCCTTCAAGTTCCATGAGGATGACCTCGTTTATTTGTGGGTAGGGACGCATGACGTGCTTGGGGACGTACAGCGTCACCTGGATGTAAGACAGTCTTATGATGAATAACGTCATGCAGATACTATACGCTGTGGTTGAGCGAGGCCTCCCGTTAGAAGTTATAATCTTCGACTAACTTCAAGATTACATCGTTTCCCCGCAGAGTTTATTTCCAGCAACAAACAACAAAGGTTTTAGCGTTAGGGGTCATAGCGTCTCTGGGAGCATTCAGCCAGAATATATGGAGAGCAGCCTTCGATGTCTACGGTTTCTCCATAAATTTCGTCTCAACGCTCTCTTAAGCATGCGCGATCACCGAGCAACGGCCGTCAACGTCGCCTGCGAGAAGTTATTCAGCTGTTTCAGAACTGGCAACTATAGCAGTGTAACTTACAAGGCAAAGTAAGTACTAACGCAATTAACTTCACGAAAGTCACCAAAGTAGTTTCTACACCCAAACCCTCGCGGACAGCTCTAAaggagagcgagagagagagagaacctcCCCAACCAGTTTTTCCTTGCTACATGCAGTAGTGCACGATCACCCGCGTGTCGCTTACCTGAGGTCCAGCAGCTGGTCGATACCGTCCTAGGTTAAATCTATTGATAAAAGCTTGGCCCCTAGTCCAGCCAGAAGGGTCGAGAAAGGTATCTAGAGAAGAGGACCGCTGTGGCATTTGGAAAGAACCGTAGTAGAAAGCAGGCGTCTGCAGGCATTTTGCTCCGCTAGCCTTAGGAAGGTTCCGCATGAAATTGAAGAGAACTGCGAGGCTCTTGTCGTTTGTTAAGGAGAAGGCTTCCATGGTCCAGCTGCGAAATTGCGTCCCATTCAGGGTTACGTTGGACAGGATGCCCTGGCGAGACGAGGGATAACATTTGAAGACAGTTCCGCTACGTTGTTAGACACGCACACTGTTATGGCTTGATAAGGGAACTTAAGGGCGCACGAAAGGGCTAAAAAATATGTGAGGAAGAATGGAAAGTAGGATTACAAGCCCTCGGGCACACACGCGTGCAAAAAGTAGGACAGCAGCGTGTAATCctggtgcgcaagagagctcTCGATCGCGCGCGTCAGGCAAGCTGCTTCCTTTGGCAGGCAGCCACGTCGTCAGGACCACGACCTATTACATTATaccgaccatgtcataatcggcaacccctatgattACCCGTCCGCACGACCGCTAGGAGCGCTACACATCGGCTCGCGagaatggaaatttgaattttgaacacgcAGAAGCggatgtacgactaccgtagcagacgacagcaatagccccaatgaaaacgcgtagaatgatgatggcaatcaactttagaatgaagCGTTTTCCGTGGGACATCTACCGCTCTTGAGGGTTACGTTGGACAAGAACAAGATGTCCTGGTGGGACGCGAGACATcagtacagacgtggacaatggacagatggagagagaacagcagaaAGGAGAGGGAGACAGGGAGGGTCCAAGAAATGCGCGCTCctcaaaggaaatattttgtgtgGCAGTTTCTGAAAGTTCATATCTCGCGGTAAAAAAAGAGACATGCATGTTCGAGGTGCCTTCCATCCTTCAAAGAATCAGTGATTCCCCTCCAACCAACgatttttttcgttcttttctttttctttttttccctgcgGCGTACTGTGCAATATGTTGTATGCACTCTTGCGGTGACAAGACACCGCACAGCGAAGGTATAGTGCATCATGTCTCTCGACGGACTGCATAATAAATGTAACACGGTTTTCGAGCCACGTTAGATGTCGTTCCCTCCCTCTTTAAACTGGTTGTGCACGAAATATCACATTTGTTCAGCCAGGGTGCTGGACTCTGATTCTCGCTTTGCAGAAGAGTGGGGAAAACGATTTACCTTCGACTGTGGCACTGGACTCCCGGGGTTCATCCTTCCCCCATTCTCGACGATAATTGTCACGTATTCCGTCTTCGACACAGAAATCATTGTCTTTTTCGACCCTCGGGCGTCCATGACGCGAACCACATCACGGCTCAGCACGTACGCTCTGTCGGCGAACTGCGGTATCTTCAGCGCAGCCGGGCCATGCAAGTCGAAGTCGACCTGCGGAAGTGATTGTCAAGACCGACCCGCATGGTGCGTATTCCAGTGCGCAAAACGCGTTCCACGTGTCAAGCTCAGCGTAAAATTTTAAGCACAGAGTCGGTTTCTCGTACGTGAAACAACGCGTCAAGAGGGTTCTGAATTTCACGCTGCGCGTAAAagccgcgcatgcgcagtagcCAGTCCAACCGGAAATCGCTCCAAATTCACTAGAGCCCGGTTTCAGCAAAGCCGACTAACTTTAAACCAAGATCAAGCGTCCCTTAAACTTGATATTAGCCGTCATTACTTTTTCAATAGCGTTATGACGCAAGGTGCATGAGTTCGAGTAAGGCTAGCTAACGTTACAGAAAGCCAGTTGAGGTGTAATTTCAATTTAAGGGACGCTTGATCGCGAATCAACTCTtaaccggcgttggtgaaactggccCTAGGAAAACCAAAAATAACGCTATAAGAATACGTCTCAAGAAGTTGTCAAATTGCTCACCGAATGCCGTATCTCAATATTCTGCCAACAGCATTGGTTTCTCGCGTTCACGTAGTGCCACGTATTTATGCGACCATGTGGTTCACTCTGCGTATTCAGGCTCTGCGCACGCGCGCTGCTTTCGCTGTGCGTCTCACCGAGTGAAATACGCACGATGGAGGTCGGCTTGTTGACACTGAGTAGATATACGTGGTTCGAATAGTTTAAAAGGCTGGTATACTCCCCTCAGCCTTCCTGGCCATAAGAATGGTCTGAGGGGCAACAAGTTGTCTCGTGCTCGTCCACCGACTACGAGTATTACGTATTTCATCAGGTTTAAAGTGTCACTAGGATTTAAACCTCGTGTCTCCGGTGTTCCATCTAACGCGTCATGTGAGCATCATAAAACTGATTGATTGACCGAATTTTGAGAACTATGAGGCTACAGCGTGCATTACTCATTGGACAATTCTTGGAAGCGCATAATATTCGATGATTcgcatgattttttttaaaattttgtttACTGAGCATTTGAGTGATGTTGATTTATAAAACGAAATTAAATGTCACTTCAGTGCATACAATGTTAATATTCGAACGGATTGAGGCATACCATGATAGAAGTTACTCGAAAGCAGCGCTATACCCAGTGCTTTGAGCTCGATCACTAATATATCGAACTCTGACCTGAGCTGTGTACGTCACGTATCCGAAGTCTTGCTTCACGCCCTCGAAGCTGACCGGAGTGGCGTTGATAACCGTTTTCAGGAGCTCTTTCACCCTGAACACTTTTTTCACGTTATTCCACGGCGAGCACGACTTCAGGCGCACCTCTCCGAGCTTCATCCTCAGGACAGGGATGCGCATATGCGCCGCCTCACTTGCTTCATTGAATCTATAAATAATCCTACTTATTTCGAAGTACATGTCCGTAGGATCAGCGCATTCGGACAAAGGAGCATCAGCGTGGTAACTGGTAGTGTGTGTGATGTTGCCGAAGCCGAAGTTTGTGCCGCCGTGGAACATGTAGAACGATACGGACGAGTTCAGCTTCAATATCTCCTCCAGCTTCCTCAAGAGTTTCTTCTTATCGACGGCCGCGCTTGTTTGGTTCCAACGGCTCAAAGTGGAGACGATGAACTTGACCATGATTGGTCCTCTGTTCTTGTTAGCTGCTCTGGTAACGTTGACTACCTTCTCTGTGGTAGCGTCTACATCATAAACGAACGTTGCGAGAGCTCCTTCCACTGTTCCGCATTCAATGTGCTTCTCTTCAGGATGATCTGAAGTTATGAGCGCAACTCTAGGACCAAGGCGGTATCGGAACGTGTAGTAAAGGTACTTCATATATTTGTGGTCGCACGGTTCGAACTTGCCGTATTCGTCCTCCAGTTGAACCATGATGACAGGTCCGCCGTTCTCATACAGAAAATGGTAGAGGTGCTCCTGTAGGACGCTGAGCCAGCGGTCAAGGTGGAACTGAAAGGAGATCAGCCAAGAAAAGAAACAGTTACACCGCGGAGGTACCTGCAGGTATATCCCTCAAGTTACATTACAGATTACAGAATTTCAGGAAGTGTAAACCCACTCAGTTTGTAAACAAGAGGGCGCGTTCGCATGGAGCGGACGTCACTGATGGGAAAAAGGGAGTATAGGAAACCTCATGGTGTGTACGGCGTATTCGGCCTTTCTGCACCGCGCAGCGCATGCGACAGCTACATCACTTTGCGGCAAGCCCTAAATAACGACTGAAAACGGACATTGACTCGATGATTGCGCCAGAAGCGTCGTGAGAAGTATTTGACGAATGCTTTCAATATACACGGTGCTTATTCTTATTTGATATATTTTTCACAAAAAGCCACGGGCAAAGCATAAATGCGGTTTTTACTGGTAGGATTTACGCTCAAGCGCGGGGGACATTCCGTCGAAGCGAGCCTTTAGAGCGAGCAACTACATGACTGATTACTAGAATCATTGactataaaaaataaatagtaTAGGCACAGGCCCGCTGGCCAGATAAAGCGCTTTgcgtcctatatatatatataggacgcCGAGAGCCAATGTTATGTCCTTTCGTGCGAATGATGCGCGTTGTTTTAGTTTCGACCTATTTGTGCAACAAAATTTGGCGGTAGATATATCGAAGTATACATGCCTCTTACAGGATTTTAAAACGAATAGTAGGGCTTTAAATAACGACTGACTCCAATCCCGCTATCTCAGATTTCCCTGAAAATCTTAATGAATAAATTTTAGGCAGGGAATCATCCTGTATTTGGATATTCTTTTGGACATTCCCTTGGATGGAATGTCCCGCCTGGACGCGTAATCCGTCCGCAGGAACGGCGTCTGGGCCGCTCATAATCCTTTCTTATAAAAATAATttaacaacagctttatttcgAGTTGATGAATGGGAATTTCAAAAAATAAAGTAAGAAAtaaaaacaccctgtagattaTACTGTATAGCTCCAAAACGACTCGCGAATACAAACATTGACATCTAGAAGAACCTGCAATAATATACAGGGAGGTAAGTTGTTGTCTTGATGTACCCCGCATTTGTTGAGTAAACTTGAGCAAATAATGTTTAAATTCGATGTCGCTTCGTTGCGCATGATAGGAATTTATCTGTTTGTTCATTCCAATCATTTGGCGCTTCTAAAGCGTTTGTTTGCCGTCTACTTTTCCATCGTCATATCATATATCACGATCATCATTATATCATCGTCACCATCTATGCGAAAGGTCAGTATAGAAAAACCGCTATTATTACACCTTTCAGTTGAGCCTCGGGAAAAACGATGTTGATTTACAAGAACACGCAGTCTCTACACGCTGAAAGACGTGCAAATTTTACTGTATATAGGTGTACCTATACCTGGAAAGCGTTACCGCTCGTTCGTAGTTTCACGCCTGCATCTGTCCTGGGAAGCCAATAGGGCATGCCTCCGTTGTCGCGGT from Ornithodoros turicata isolate Travis chromosome 4, ASM3712646v1, whole genome shotgun sequence encodes the following:
- the LOC135392720 gene encoding beta-galactosidase-like — encoded protein: MPEANGTSSQSWVFMEGNAMVRSNQRYDIPRPSFIVDYEKNVFLKDGEPFRVVAGAMHYFRVPYPLWKDRLFKLKASGLNTIDTYVEWSSHEPEPWDYMFEGYNNLKGFLSTAKDLGLLVIIRAGPYISADRDNGGMPYWLPRTDAGVKLRTSGNAFQFHLDRWLSVLQEHLYHFLYENGGPVIMVQLEDEYGKFEPCDHKYMKYLYYTFRYRLGPRVALITSDHPEEKHIECGTVEGALATFVYDVDATTEKVVNVTRAANKNRGPIMVKFIVSTLSRWNQTSAAVDKKKLLRKLEEILKLNSSVSFYMFHGGTNFGFGNITHTTSYHADAPLSECADPTDMYFEISRIIYRFNEASEAAHMRIPVLRMKLGEVRLKSCSPWNNVKKVFRVKELLKTVINATPVSFEGVKQDFGYVTYTAQVDFDLHGPAALKIPQFADRAYVLSRDVVRVMDARGSKKTMISVSKTEYVTIIVENGGRMNPGSPVPQSKGILSNVTLNGTQFRSWTMEAFSLTNDKSLAVLFNFMRNLPKASGAKCLQTPAFYYGSFQMPQRSSSLDTFLDPSGWTRGQAFINRFNLGRYRPAAGPQVTLYVPKHVMRPYPQINEVILMELEGIPRSTTVQLVDEAKVK